One window of the Colletotrichum lupini chromosome 9, complete sequence genome contains the following:
- a CDS encoding Dfp1/Him1, translating into MSTRRTPLSSNPNVVNSPLRAASALAHAKQKRSHANIQREELYAQPPPFKKQVVENVGSRQLRSPSKVTKASQLPQRVGRPITKERSTHHDDSSNVERIRQWQAEYRGRFPKMVFYFDSVPEDQRAKLTRQAQSLGARDERFFSSSITHIVTARPIPAQEDVQAAAHDAELEEQPQTINPSLLDRSTDARRRLLLETTSRRAQAHDDRTRRTRSTQSNDVLHKARDMGKKIWSVEKFQRILQFLLEPDPHVVAAYGANRDSARNVGTKKATEEPGLLQLLQHERLNGPSDAVTSREMINFKGPYIYIYDIDEKQKPIMLREYPKVNNKYHGEWPQFRTVTEGRCPFVEEPEPVERPSRKPSTQQKDPKEHKERVAKPAAEESPSLQPPEVPAPKAAIGKRSLSEMQEGQNKLRAAMKPMDVFNPPKAVVSNPIDFGRTQHAFTGRTGNGRFLAGEPVASGLQPSNVTSAIRSNMISSTSGINGAKAGTSKEVHGLQRKVLQRGAPVPQDASSRRLTEMSLEATSTRSTSVSRTTSRRMELIEEDAEKQSSKLSRTSSKTQAPPAKSKRDLKPGYCENCQDKFKDFDEHILTRKHRKFAENTDNWAELDDLLSQLGRTRPTHGLLVMSPNTLTPTLPCFPMFFSIPHLPLQCTAHYHQKATDTFHCCGINDTTSLPPGAVHAIGGETRTARLNEPRCRYHIEQSMLVYIDAAGAVKQPECLCYSDKALRIIQAFHTPHRILDECHRAFQALIMSPVHQISGFRGCIDSHDLDFKKLLCIHSSLVTRKAPACVPASSKRPKLGLDSHRLRNEVKQWEFHMLRIARAAPRAESPTITRPSFRRFQGGTDINQSLWLSR; encoded by the exons ATGTCCACCAGACGAACGCCTTTGTCTAGCAACCCCAATGTGGTCAATTCACCCTTGAGAGCCGCTTCTGCTCTGGCTCACGCCAAACAGAAGCGCTCTCATGCCAACATCCAACGGGAGGAGCTCTACGCCCAGCCGCCCCCGTTCAAGAAGCAGGTTGTCGAAAATGTCGGCTCGCGTCAGCTTCGGTCGCCCTCCAAGGTCACAAAGGCTTCCCAGCTTCCCCAGCGAGTCGGCCGTCCCATAACAAAGGAACGATCAACACACCACGATGACTCTAGTAACGTCGAGAGGATCCGCCAATGGCAGGCAGAGTACCGCGGGAGGTTTCCCAAGATGGTCTTTTACTTTGATAGTGTCCCGGAAGATCAGAGGGCCAAGCTTACCCGTCAAGCCCAGTCTCTTGGAGCC AGAGACGAACGATTCTTCTCCAGTAGCATCACCCACATAGTGACCGCCCGACCGATACCTGCCCAGGAAGACGTGCAAGCTGCTGCACACGACGCCGAACTCGAGGAGCAGCCTCAGACCATCAACCCTTCCCTTCTCGACCGGTCTACCGATGCACGAAGACGTCTTCTGCTAGAGACGACCTCGAGGCGAGCTCAAGCTCACGATGACAGAACCCGGAGGACGAGATCAACCCAGAGCAACGATGTTCTTCACAAGGCTCGGGACATGGGAAAGAAGATTTGGTCGGTGGAAAAGTTCCAGAGGATATTGCAGTTTTTGCTGGAGCCTGACCCGCATGTCGTCGCGGCATATGGCGCCAACCGCGATTCTGCAAGAAACGTAGGGACAAAGAAGGCTACGGAGGAGCCCGGTCTGTTGCAGCTGTTGCAGCATGAGCGGCTGAACGGTCCCTCGGATGCTGTCACGAGCCGGGAAATGATCAACTTCAAGGGGCCATATATCTACATCTACGACATTGACGAGAAGCAGAAGCCTATCATGTTGCGGGAGTATCCCAAGGTCAATAACAAGTACCACGGCGAGTGGCCGCAGTTCAGGACTGTTACCGAGGGCCGGTGCCCATTTGTCGAGGAGCCAGAACCCGTTGAGCGGCCTAGTAGGAAACCGTCAACGCAGCAAAAGGATCCAAAGGAACACAAGGAGCGTGTCGCCAAACCTGCGGCCGAGGAGAGCCCGTCTCTCCAGCCTCCCGAAGTGCCTGCGCCAAAGGCAGCCATTGGCAAGCGCTCGCTTTCTGAGATGCAAGAGGGCCAGAACAAGTTACGGGCTGCCATGAAGCCTATGGATGTGTTCAACCCTCCCAAGGCCGTGGTATCAAACCCGATTGATTTCGGTCGGACTCAACATGCTTTCACTGGACGGACTGGCAACGGGCGTTTCTTGGCCGGCGAGCCCGTCGCCTCTGGATTGCAGCCGTCAAATGTGACTTCGGCTATCCGGTCGAACATGATCTCGTCCACCTCCGGCATCAACGGAGCCAAGGCCGGTACGAGTAAGGAGGTGCATGGTTTGCAACGCAAGGTGTTGCAGCGGGGTGCACCCGTTCCCCAAGACGCCAGCTCCCGGCGGCTCACGGAGATGTCTCTGGAAGCGACGTCTACCAGATCTACTAGTGTTTCTCGAACCACCAGCAGGCGTATGGAGCTCATTGAGGAGGACGCCGAGAAGCAGAGCTCCAAGCTCTCGAGAACCAGCTCAAAGACACAGGCTCCGCCGGCTAAAAGCAAGCGCGACCTGAAGCCGGGCTACTGTGAGAACTGCCAGGACAAATTTAAGGATTTTGACGAG CACATTCTCACACGCAAGCATCGCAAGTTTGCCGAAAACACTGACAACTGGGCCGAGCTGGACGACCTTCTCAGCCAACTGGGCCGG ACCAGGCCAACCCATGGACTCCTCGTCATGTCGCCCAACACTTTGACACCGACTCTGCCCTGCTTCCCAATGTTCTTCTCGATCCCCCACTTGCCGCTGCAATGCACGGCGCATTATCATCAAAAAGCTACGGATACGTTCCACTGTTGTGGAATCAATGATACCA CATCATTACCACCAGGGGCCGTACATGCGATAGGAGGAGAAACTAGGACGGCGCGTCTTAATGAACCACGGTGTAGATATCACATTGAACAGTCTATGCTTGTGTATATT GATGCTGCGGGTGCCGTGAAGCAGCCCGAGTGTTTGTGTTATTCAGACAAGGCGTTGAGGATAATTCAAGCATTTCATACACCCCATCGTATCCTAGATGAATGTCATCGTGCATTCCAGGCTTTGATTATGTCACCGG TACATCAAATCTCCGGATTCCGGGGGTGCATTGACAGCCACGATCTCGACTTCAAGAAGCTATTATGTATTCATTCTAGTCTCGTCACGAGAAAGGCACCGGCCTGCGTACCAGCGTCTTCTAAGCGGCCCAAGCTTGGTCTagatag TCATCGTCTCCGAAATGAGGTGAAGCAATGGGAATTCCATA TGCTGCGCATTGCGCGTGCCGCACCGCGCGCTGAAAGCCCCACCATCACACGGCCCTCGTTTA GACGCTTTCAAGGTGGCACTGACATCAATCAGTCTCTATGGCTCAGTCGGTAG
- a CDS encoding DHHC zinc finger protein, which produces MGALRNAALFVLAVSFTVFVAFFGRLPALRHTPIATMHRIMWIHIPNGFLAVDKLITGGRFSTSMIRFGNFMMHDRHPTVVIFFLLILSVSEYLYLPGAWPQISLLHKIIGCIVIFFPYWFLYLSVMADPGYITAENHAYYMSLYPYDYSIFYPGQKCSTCNLIKPPRSKHCSICKRCVAKLDHHCIFINGCVGYKNQHYFVLLLLSTAVLTSYGGLLGFSLLSNKIAANYPQWALWPPKGMEVKEYLLIWSWALQDNVGMGAVTLLAAMTSPLVWGLLGYTFWLIYCGTTTNESLKWSDWKAEMDDGCAFKRSMPVNRVKDKRFEPERTRWPLQTQQVLTRTEDGMPPPDHGPGDGEWERVWNLKDVENLYDLGLWDNLADIFVSNYDFNVKRDQPSVEALGRQRHSPKA; this is translated from the exons ATGGGCGCCCTCAGGAATGCGGCACTTTTCGTGCTGGCTGTCTCCTTCACAGTCTTCGTCGCCTTCTTTGGCCGACTGCCGGCTCTAAG ACACACGCCAATTGCAACGATGCATAGGATAATGTGGATCCATATCCCAAACGGCTTCCTTGCTGTAGACAAACTCATCACGGGAGGGAGGTTCTCGACGTCCATGATACGCTTTGGCAACTTCATGATGCATGACCGGCACCCTACCGTCGTC ATCTTCTTCCTGCTCATCCTCTCTGTTTCGGAATACCTATATCTCCCGGGAGCGTGGCCCCAGATTTCGCTCTTGCACAAGATCATAGGCTGCATCGTCATCTTCTTCCCCTATTGGTTCCTGTACCTATCCGTCATGGCCGACCCGGGTTACATCACGGCCGAGAATCACGCCTACTACATGTCCCTCTACCCCTACGACTACTCAATCTTCTACCCCGGACAGAAATGCAGCACTTGCAACCTCATCAAGCCTCCCCGCTCCAAGCACTGCAGCATCTGCAAGCGCTGCGTCGCAAAACTCGACCACCACTGCATCTTCATCAACGGCTGCGTCGGCTACAAGAACCAGCACTACTTCGTCCTGCTCCTCCTCTCCACGGCCGTCCTGACCTCGTACGGCGGGCTCCTCGGCTTCTCGCTCCTCTCCAACAAGATCGCCGCCAACTATCCGCAATGGGCGCTGTGGCCGCCAAAGGGCATGGAAGTCAAAGAGTACCTCCTCATCTGGAGCTGGGCCCTGCAGGACAACGTCGGCATGGGCGCCGTCACCCTCCTCGCGGCCATGACCTCCCCGTTGGTCTGGGGCCTGCTGGGCTACACCTTTTGGCTCATCTACTGCGGCACCACGACAAACGAATCGCTAAAGTGGTCCGACTGGAAGGCCGAGATGGACGACGGTTGCGCCTTCAAGCGGAGCATGCCCGTGAACCGCGTCAAGGACAAGCGCTTCGAGCCGGAGAGGACGCGCTGGCCGCTGCAGACGCAGCAGGTGCTGACGAGGACTGAAGACGGGATGCCGCCTCCAGACCACGGGCCTGGCGATGGCGAGTGGGAGCGCGTGTGGAACCTGAAGGATGTCGAAAACCTCTACGATTTGGGGCTGTGGGATAACTTGGCGGATATTTTTGTGTCGAATTACGACTTCAACGTCAAACGAGATCAGCCGTCTGTGGAGGCCCTGGGACGACAGAGGCATTCGCCTAAGGCCTGA
- a CDS encoding 3',5'-bisphosphate nucleotidase: MPSKVRPSSGNNKTRQEPTSRLSFVPFLLISSVLVVTLAILSLRALPRLSLLSSHFFPLTTTTTLFSSSSSSSTKRDSQPAMSSYAKELEVAQLAVQRASILTKRVFHEKAKGTVDKNDKSPVTIGDFGAQALIIAALRHHFPDDEIVAEEEAAQLRSEPQLRDQIWDLVKTTQLDDAAAEASLGGGIASAESMMDIIDQGNSKGGAAGRIWAIDPIDGTKGFLRGGQYAVCLALMVDGDVKVGVLGCPNLPVDDKAPLAADIGSNANDDTGYGVIFSAVLGQGATSRPLRTSAIASGSPISMKPVTDLSAATFCESVEAGHSAHDDQAQIAARLGITKPSVRMDSQSKYGSIARGAGDIYLRLPVKATYQEKIWDHAAGDLIVREAGGQVTDIQGKRLDFAVGRTLANNKGVIAAPAAVHGEVLKVVQEVLSSKSS, encoded by the coding sequence ATGCCCTCCAAGGTCCGACCATCAAGCGGAAACAACAAAACAAGACAGGAACCCACCTCCCGTCTCTCTTTCGTGCCCTTCCTCCTCATCTCCTCCGTCCTCGTCGTGACCCTGGCTATCCTATCTCTACGAGCTCTTCCCCGGCTCTCCCTCCTCTCGAGCCACTTCTTCCctctcaccaccaccacgaccctcttctcttcctcctcgtcttcctcgACAAAGAGAGACTCACAACCCGCCATGTCATCCTACGCAAAGGAGCTCGAGGTGGCCCAGCTGGCCGTCCAGCGCGCCTCCATCCTCACCAAGCGCGTCTTCCACGAAAAGGCAAAGGGTACCGTCGACAAGAACGACAAGTCCCCCGTCACCATTGGCGACTTTGGCGCCCAGGCCCTCATCATCGCCGCCCTCCGCCACCACTTCCCCGACGACGAGATCGtcgccgaggaggaggccgCCCAGCTGCGCTCCGAACCCCAGCTCCGCGACCAGATATGGGACCTCGTAAAGACCACCCAGCTCGACGACGCCGCCGCTGAAGCCTCCCTCGGCGGCGGCATCGCCTCCGCCGAGAGCATGATGGACATCATCGACCAAGGGAACAGCAAGGGCGGCGCCGCCGGCCGCATCTGGGCCATTGACCCCATTGACGGCACAAAGGGCTTCCTCCGCGGCGGCCAGTACGCCGTCTGCCTGGCCCTCATGGTCGACGGCGACGTCAAGGTCGGCGTCCTCGGCTGCCCCAACCTCCCCGTCGACGACAAGGCGCCCCTCGCCGCCGACATCGGCTCCAACGCAAACGACGACACGGGCTACGGCGTCATCTTCTCCGCCGTCCTCGGCCAGGGCGCCACCTCGCGGCCCCTCCGCACCAGCGCCATCGCCTCCGGCAGCCCCATCTCCATGAAGCCCGTCACCGATCTCTCCGCCGCCACCTTTTGCGAGAGCGTCGAGGCCGGCCACAGCGCGCACGACGACCAGGCCCAGATCGCTGCCAGGCTCGGCATCACCAAGCCCAGCGTCCGCATGGACAGCCAGAGCAAATACGGCTCCATTGCCCGCGGTGCCGGCGACATCTACCTCCGTCTGCCCGTCAAGGCGACGTACCAGGAAAAGATTTGGGACCACGCGGCCGGCGACCTCATTGTGCGCGAGGCCGGTGGTCAGGTTACGGATATCCAGGGCAAGAGGTTGGACTTTGCCGTCGGACGGACGCTGGCCAACAATAAGGGTGTTATTGCCGCGCCGGCTGCGGTGCACGGCGAGGTGTTAAAGGTTGTCCAAGAGGTGTTGAGCTCGAAATCTAGCTAA
- a CDS encoding metallopeptidase family M24 translates to MNVSRPVSRALRAVPRLRPASPWRRPLPPSASGAVAGRQLRPYSDVSAADLQFGQPVHETHPHILKAGEITPGITAQEYHDRRARLAERLPDNAVAVLAAADLKYRSGAVFFPYRQDSNFLYLTGWNEGDSVAVIRKTGKDYGDYEFHLFARPKEPVAEQWMGARNGVQAALDIFNADKADDIARIDRCLPEILKGASRVYTDIPRPGNEQNSASNGSSKLVASLMNSDKSWFPSVRIPLYPVINQLRAIKSPAEIANMRRAGQISGRVITDAMRRSWTREKDLHAFLDYRFAADGCDGPAYVPVVAGGRNGLCIHYVVNNNTIPQDEMLLVDAGGEYGTYITDISRTWPAAGKFSPAQRDLYEAVLTVQRSSVALCREDANLSLDEIHEHTSAGLLEQLKSLGFEGVTSRDVDVLFPHHVGHYVGLDVHDVPGYGRRTPLRKGHCVTIEPGIYVPDTDRWPEHFRGMGVRIEDSICVDETSPYILTTEAVKEVADIEALRD, encoded by the exons ATGAACGTCTCACGGCCGGTGAGCCGCGCCCTCCGTGCCGTCCCGCGGTTACGTCCGGCATCGCCATGGCGGCGGCCTCTACCACCCTCCGCCTCCGGTGCCGTCGCCGGCCGTCAGCTCCGGCCCTACTCCGACGTCTCTGCCGCCGATCTGCAGTTCGGCCAGCCCGTACATGAGACTCACCCTCACATTCTCAAGGCTGGAGAGA TCACACCAGGCATAACAGCCCAAGAATACCACGACCGCCGCGCCCGCCTCGCCGAGCGCCTCCCGGACAACGCCGTCGCCGTCCTCGCCGCCGCAGACCTCAAATACCGCTCCGGCGCTGTCTTCTTCCCCTACCGCCAAGACTCCAACTTCCTCTACCTCACCGGCTGGAACGAGGGCGACTCGGTCGCCGTCATCCGCAAGACCGGCAAGGACTACGGCGACTACGAGTTCCACCTCTTCGCCAGGCCAAAAGAGCCCGTCGCGGAACAATGGATGGGCGCCCGCAACGGCGTCCAGGCCGCCCTCGACATCTTCAACGCCGACAAGGCAGACGACATTGCCCGCATCGACCGCTGCCTCCCCGAGATCCTCAAGGGCGCGAGTCGGGTCTACACCGACATCCCGAGGCCCGGCAACGAACAGAACTCGGCCAGCAACGGCAGCAGCAAGCTCGTGGCCAGCCTCATGAACTCGGACAAGTCCTGGTTCCCCTCCGTCCGGATCCCGCTCTACCCCGTCATCAACCAGCTCCGCGCCATCAAATCCCCCGCCGAGATCGCCAACATGCGCCGCGCGGGCCAAATCTCCGGCCGCGTCATCACTGACGCCATGCGCCGGTCCTGGACCAGAGAAAAAGACCTCCACGCCTTTTTGGACTACCGCTTCGCCGCCGACGGCTGCGACGGCCCGGCCTACGTCCCCGTCGTCGCGGGCGGACGCAACGGCCTCTGCATCCACTACGTCGTCAACAACAACACGATCCCCCAAGACGAAATGCTCCTCGTCGACGCGGGCGGCGAGTACGGCACCTACATCACCGACATCTCCCGCACCTGGCCCGCCGCGGGCAAATTCTCCCCCGCGCAACGAGACCTCTACGAGGCTGTCCTCACGGTCCAGCGGTCTAGCGTCGCGCTCTGCCGCGAGGACGCCAACCTTTCTCTAGACGAAATCCACGAGCACACCTCGGCGGGCCTGCTCGAGCAGCTGAAGAGCCTCGGCTTCGAGGGCGTCACGTCGCGCGACGTCGACGTGCTCTTCCCCCATCACGTGGGGCACTACGTCGGGCTGGACGTGCACGACGTCCCCGGCTACGGGCGGCGGACGCCCCTGAGGAAGGGCCACTGCGTGACGATCGAGCCGGGCATCTACGTCCCGGACACGGACCGGTGGCCGGAGCATTTCAGGGGTATGGGCGTGCGGATCGAGGATAGCATCTGCGTGGACGAGACGTCGCCGTATATACTGACGACGGAGGCCGTGAAGGAGGTTGCTGATATTGAGGCTCTGAGAGACTAG
- a CDS encoding helix-loop-helix DNA-binding domain-containing protein encodes MDPNFLKNLDYFAVPNNQTTNSAEQTAESSATGAARNAPDNSLWESLGGDPANSESTSNGPSGSLPSFAQASPASTNFGLGSMPTQMQFNHGGQQRNSGLPSRAAPNQDPRRRDGHARKRTKVDSEAAALESVDYWIQFDDDEEQKLGGSFEIDFSRRSNPTPNYRPRPAANRLNPMSTTPGLGAGLYTNPVFKPEDFMDDAALDNALSDDEDFLESMNLGDQLGKIDSQPPQEVPPREGLYSTPLSWEKPAPGLRMNPLFGMRGMGPMGAPMLDPEQRRLLAIALNTGRSSTSLGSGMGFGVGADLGPEFASLENFDATMASGSMNDPANDPEQSAPHKGKQKEKAPIKEEPGTQRPQVSRSTTNATGVSEKSKDKVKAGDRTAHNDIERKYRTNLKDRISELRDAVPSLRSIPEEGGGEDAEVDSQSQRGPKVSKGTVLTKATEYIHYLERRNKAIMREHQELARRLQAFEQLLSAQARQPFPMPNYSRTLFDPRGFC; translated from the exons ATGGACCCCAACTTTCTCAAAAACCTCGACTACTTTGCTGTCCCCAACAACCAGACGACAAACTCGGCCGAGCAGACTGCCGAGTCGTCCGCCACAGGTGCTGCCAGAAATGCGCCGGACAACTCCTTGTGGGAGTCCTTAGGCGGCGACCCTGCAAACTCTGAGTCGACGTCCAATGGCCCCTCTGGTTCGTTGCCTTCCTTTGCTCAGGCATCGCCTGCCAGCACGAATTTTGGGCTCGGCTCCATGCCAACTCAAATGCAGTTCAACCATGGTGGTCAACAAAGAAATTCAGGCTTACCGAGCCGCGCTGCACCGAACCAAGATCCCCGGCGGAGAGATGGCCATGCACGGAAACGGACCAAGGTCGACTCGGAGGCTGCTGCATTGGAATCGGTCGACTACTGGATCCAATTcgacgatgatgaggaaCAGAAGCTTGGTGGAAGCTTTGAGATCGACTTTTCAAGGCGTAGCAACCCTACCCCGAATTACCGGCCTAG GCCCGCTGCGAATCGCCTGAACCCCATGTCGACTACACCTGGCCTGGGTGCCGGTTTATACACCAACCCTGTGTTCAAACCAGAGGACTTCATGGATGACGCTGCGCTCGACAATGCCCTTTCTGATGATGAGGACTTTTTGGAATCAATGAACCTCGGCGATCAGCTCGGGAAGATTGATTCTCAGCCGCCTCAGGAAGTACCACCTAGGGAGGGCCTTTACTCGACGCCCTTGAGCTGGGAAAAGCCCGCGCCTGGACTAAGGATGAACCCCCTTTTTGGAATGCGGGGAATGGGTCCCATGGGTGCGCCTATGCTTGACCCCGAACAGCGACGCTTGCTAGCAATAGCGCTCAACACGGGGCGATCTTCAACCAGTCTGGGATCCGGTATGGGGTTTGGTGTCGGAGCAGATCTTGGTCCAGAATTTGCGAGCTTGGAGAACTTCGATGCTACTATGGCGTCAGGCAGTATGAACGACCCGGCCAACGACCCCGAGCAATCGGCTCCTCACAAGGGCAAGCAAAAGGAAAAGGCCCCCATCAAGGAGGAGCCCGGCACCCAGAGGCCGCAAGTATCACGGAGCACCACCAATGCCACTGGCGTATCTGAAAAGTCGAAAGACAAAGTTAAGGCTGGTGATCGAACGGCACACAACGACATTGAGAGGAAGTACCGTACCAATCTCAAAGACAGAATCTCGGAGCTGCGCGACGCGGTGCCGTCTCTGAGGTCAATACCCGAGGAAGGAGGTGGTGAGGATGCTGAGGTTGACAGCCAATCGCAGCGCGGTCCCAAAGTTAGCAAG GGCACCGTCCTCACGAAGGCGACTGAATATATACACTATCTAGAACGAAGGAACAAGGCCATTATGCGTGAGCACCAGGAACTCGCGAGGCGCCTGCAGGCCTTTGAGCAGCTCTTGAGCGCACAGGCTCGGCAGCCCTTCCCCATGCCGAACTACAGCAGGACGCTGTTCGACCCAAGAGGTTTCTGTTAG
- a CDS encoding carbon-nitrogen hydrolase, whose product MADKVKIALIQMHPKVVAPEENFTKAEAYIRTAVSKGCSLAVLPEYHLTSWVPDHPQFVSACAQSWTYLERYQALAKELGVSIVPGTIVEPDGEEGADDLDLLNVAYFIGPDGAVLGRYQKKNLWHNERPHLTKGPEPHGAFDTPLGRAGMLVCWDLAFPEAFRELIRDGARIIVCPAFWLADEYKRDNGAGNGATEVVNRDSERVFLENVMVTRAFENTAAVVLVNAGGPAGGGGVEVREEGARVRYCGVSQVAMPLVGALGKLGAEQAMEIVEVDLGLLDVAEEAYKVREDMRKEGWHYGYSIVKE is encoded by the exons ATGGCGGACAAGGTCAAGATCGCGCTCATTCAAATGCACCCTAAG GTCGTCGCGCCAGAGGAGAACTTCACCAAGGCAGAGGCTTACATCCGCACCGCCGTTTCTAAGGGCTGTTCGCTAGCCGTGCTGCCCGAGTACCATCTAACATCATGGGTCCCCGACCACCCTCAGTTCGTATCCGCCTGCGCGCAGTCCTGGACGTACCTTGAGCGGTATCAGGCCCTGGCCAAGGAGCTAGGAGTGTCCATCGTGCCGGGGACCATTGTGGAGCCGGACGGCGAGGAGGGGGCAGACGACCTGGACCTTTTGAACGTTGCATATTTCATCGGTCCCGACGGCGCCGTGCTGGGGCGGTACCAGAAGAAGAACCTGTGGCACAACGAGAGGCCACACCTGACAAAGGGCCCCGAGCCGCACGGCGCCTTTGACACGCCGCTGGGGAGGGCGGGCATGCTGGTGTGCTGGGACCTGGCGTTCCCCGAGGCGTTTAGGGAGCTCATCCGCGACGGGGCGAGGATTATTGTCTGTCCCGCGTTTTGGCTCGCCGACGAGTACAAGCGCGACAACGGGGCGGGGAACGGCGCGACCGAGGTGGTGAACCGCGACTCGGAGCGTGTTTTCTTGGAGAATGTCATGGTCACGAGGGCGTTTGAGAACACGGCGGCCGTGGTCCTCGTCAACGCGGGCGGGCCCGCGGGCGGAGGCGGGGTGGAGGTTCGGGAGGAGGGGGCCAGGGTCCGGTATTGTGGTGTCAGTCAGGTTGCGATGCCGCTTGTCGGTGCGCTCGGCAAGCTGGGTGCCGAACAGGCGATGGAGATTGTCGAGGTCGACTTGGGGCTGTTGGATGTTGCTGAGGAGGCGTATAAGGTGAGGGAGGATATGAGGAAGGAAGGCTGGCATTATGGGTACTCGATTGTGAAGGAATAA
- a CDS encoding FMC1 protein family, whose translation MTTVPHLRSLYRSLLRELPPRPVLARERSAIHNRLRTSFAAAPVAVKEDSSRAAADAAEAEQFAAYLRAQRTYVTLLERYNPGMNMDEEERVRLTARRVGMDLPKEFRDRLQNK comes from the coding sequence ATGACCACAGTCCCCCACCTCCGCTCCCTCTACCGCTCCCTCCTCCGCGAGCTCCCGCCCCGACCCGTCCTCGCCCGCGAGCGCTCGGCAATCCACAACCGCCTGCGCACCAGCTTCGCCGCAGCTCCCGTCGCCGTAAAGGAAGACTCGTCCCGCGCCGCGGCCGACGCCGCAGAGGCCGAGCAATTCGCCGCCTACCTGCGCGCCCAGCGCACCTACGTCACGCTCCTCGAGCGCTACAACCCGGGCATGAACATGGACGAGGAGGAGCGCGTGCGCTTGACGGCGCGGAGGGTCGGCATGGATCTGCCCAAGGAGTTTAGGGACCGGTTGCAGAATAAATAA
- a CDS encoding ribosomal protein L6, translating into MLASRTALRRAFAASPATTIPAFLVPALQQQQQQPRQFSSTPTRNSKLGRTPVSIPPGVKLAISEPKLKKDPTSYLKVYKRTVTVTGPLGELDLEIPPFLKIDYDVEGSTAILSVEDSNIKEQSEMWGTTWAYLQRYIMGVSEGHTAILRLVGIGYRASVEQRGRLEEFPGQKFLCLKLGFTHPVEMGIPRGVKVTAASPTRILLESIDRELMMSFAGRVRKWRPPEPYKGKGVFIDDQTIKLKQKKIK; encoded by the exons ATGCTGGCCTCCAGGACGGCATTGAGGCGGGCATTTGCCGCCTCGCCGGCCACGACGATACCAGCCTTCCTTGTGCCAGCTcttcaacagcagcagcagcaacctcGCCAGTTCTCCTCGACGCCGACACGAAACTCCAAGCTCGGGCGGACGCCGGTCTCGATCCCACCGGGCGTGAAGCTGGCTATTAGCGAGCCGAAGCTGAAGAAGGATCCGACGAGCTACTTGAAGGTTTACAAGAGGACGGTTACCGTTACGGGGCCTCTGG GAGAATTGGATCTCGAGATCCCGCCTTTTCTGAAGATTGATTACGATGTCGAGGGCAGCACGGCGATTCTCAGCGTGGAGGACTCGAACATCAAGGAGCAGAGCGAGATGTGGG GCACGACATGGGCCTACCTCCAGCGCTACATCATGGGCGTCTCCGAAGGCCACACGGCGATCCTCCGCCTCGTCGGCATCGGCTACCGCGCGAGCGTCGAGCAGCGCGGCCGCCTGGAAGAGTTCCCCGGACAGAAGTTCCTGTGTCTGAAGCTCGGATTCACGCACCCGGTCGAGATGGGGATTCCGCGCGGCGTGAAAGTCACGGCGGCGAGCCCGACGCGTATCCTGCTCGAGAGCATCGACCGCGAGCTGATGATGAGCTTCGCGGGAAGAGTGCGCAAGTGGCGGCCGCCGGAACCGTATAAGGGCAAGGGCGTGTTTATCGATGACCAGACGATTAAGCTGAAGCAGAAGAAGATCAAATAG